From the genome of Thermococcus celericrescens:
GCGTTCCAGCGGACGACCTTGGAGCCGTCCAGCGGCGGGAACGGGAGCAGGTTGAAGAACGCCAGCCACAGATTGACCGTTGCCGTCGTCTTGATGACCCACCAGATGGGAGTGAACGGAACCGCTGCTCTCAGGGCCACCAGT
Proteins encoded in this window:
- a CDS encoding site-2 protease family protein gives rise to the protein LVALRAAVPFTPIWWVIKTTATVNLWLAFFNLLPFPPLDGSKVVRWNAGYWAVSIGVAYLLFRLL